ATGATGGAAGAAACTCTGCGTCAGATCAAAGAGATCTGGCCCGAAACGCCGATTTTTCTGTCAGCCCAGGCGCATTTGCAGGGGTATTACGGGAAGTACGGGTTTGTGGTGGCGGGTGAGGAATACCTTGAGGATGACATCCCTCATATCGGTATGCGGCGCGCTTGAGGGGCCACATCTCCCCCCTCACATGTGGAAGGGGGCTTGCTCCCGATGGCGCCAGCCGGTTCAGCGCAAAACGTCAGGGATAACCCAAAACCTGTTTGATGGCCGCCAGATTACCCTCGATCCAACGCCGATCAATCGCCCCCCAATCACGAATCCGATACTGCCCGGCATGGTTGCGGGCACCTTCCTCCTGCTCGAATTCACACACGATATCCAGATCGGCCAACGCCGCAATCGTGTCCTGCGCCGTGCGTCGGGGCATGCCGGTGACGTCGGTCAACGCCGGGACGCTGCTGGCCAGCCCACTGTCGATCAGGTACGCCACGTACAGACGGCGATAGAAACTGCTTTTGGTCTTGCTCACTTCCATGGTGGGTCGCCTTGTGCGGTCAGGGTTTGCCCTGCAGGTCGCGATACGTGAGGTACACGCGCAGGTCGAATTCCACCTGGTGGTAGCCTGGCATCATGTAGTCGCAGAGTTTGTAGAACGCCTTGTTGTGGTCCGATTCCTTGAAGTGCGCCAGCTCATGTACCACGATCATGCGCAGGAATTGCGGTGCCGCCTCTTTGAACAGCGCGGCAATGCGGATCTCTTTCTTGGCCTTCAGGTTGCCGCCCTGCACCCGCGAAA
This region of Pseudomonas asgharzadehiana genomic DNA includes:
- a CDS encoding winged helix-turn-helix domain-containing protein; the protein is MEVSKTKSSFYRRLYVAYLIDSGLASSVPALTDVTGMPRRTAQDTIAALADLDIVCEFEQEEGARNHAGQYRIRDWGAIDRRWIEGNLAAIKQVLGYP